The following proteins are co-located in the Meriones unguiculatus strain TT.TT164.6M chromosome 4, Bangor_MerUng_6.1, whole genome shotgun sequence genome:
- the Ap3m1 gene encoding AP-3 complex subunit mu-1 isoform X2, translating to MIHSLFLINCSGDIFLEKHWKSVVSQSVCDYFFEAQEKAADVENVPPVISTPHHYLISIYREKLFFVSVIQTEVPPLFVIEFLHRVADTFQDYFGECSEAAIKDNVVIVYELLEEMLDNGFPLATESNILKELIKPPTILRSVVNSITGSSNVGDTLPTGQLSNIPWRRAGVKYTNNEAYFDVVEEIDAIIDKSGSTVFAEIQGVIDACIKLSGMPDLSLSFMNPRLLDDVSFHPCIRFKRWESERVLSFIPPDGNFRLISYRVSSQNLVAIPVYVKHSISFKENSSCGRFDVTIGPKQNMGKTIEGITVTVHMPKVVLNMNLTPTQGSYTFDPVTKVLAWDVGKITPQKLPSLKGLVNLQSGAPKPEENPSLNIQFKIQQLAISGLKVNRLDMYGEKYKPFKGVKYITKAGKFQVRT from the exons ATGATCCACAGTCTGTTTCTCATCAACTGCTCTGGGGATATATTTCTAGAAAAACACTGGAAGAGTGTTGTAAGCCAGTCTGTGTGTGACTATTTCTTTGAAGCTCAGGAGAAAGCTGCTGACGTTGAGAATGTACCACCTGTCATTTCAACTCCTCACCACTACCTCATCAGTATCTATCGGGAGAAGCTCTTCTTTGTGTCTGTCATACAGACAGAAGTGCCACCTCTCTTCGTAATTGAGTTTCTCCATCGAGTTGCTGACACTTTTCAG GACTACTTTGGTGAGTGTTCAGAGGCTGCAATTAAGGATAATGTGGTCATTGTATATGAGCTCTTGGAAGAAATGTTAGACAATGGATTCCCACTGGCTACTGAATCTAACATTTTGAAAGAACTGATAAAGCCTCCAACAATTCTACGTTCTGTCGTCAATTCTATTACAG GCAGTAGTAATGTTGGGGATACACTCCCCACGGGGCAGCTGTCCAATATCCCATGGCGTCGAGCAGGAGTAAAGTACACAAACAATGAAGCCTATTTTGATGTGGTTGAAGAGATAGATGCAATTATAGATAAATCAG gatCTACAGTCTTTGCAGAAATTCAAGGGGTCATTGATGCTTGCATTAAGCTGTCTGGAAtgcctgatctctctctctctttcatg AACCCAAGGCTTCTAGATGATGTCAGCTTCCACCCGTGCATCCGGTTCAAACGTTGGGAATCTGAAAGAGTTTTGTCATTTATTCCTCCAGATGGAAATTTCCGACTCATATCATACCGTGTCAGCTCACAAAA TCTAGTGGCAATACCAGTGTATGTGAAACACAGTATCAGCTTTAAGGAAAACAGCTCTTGTGGCAGATTTGATGTAACAATTGGACCAAAACAGAATATGGGGAAAACTATTGAAGGAATCACAGTGACTGTTCACATGCCAAAAGTTGTGCTGAATATGAACCTGACACCAACACAAGGCAGCTATACATTTGATCCAGTCACCAAG gtACTAGCATGGGATGTGGGGAAAATTACTCCACAAAAGCTCCCAAGTCTTAAAGGACTGGTAAATTTACAGTCAGGAGCACCCAAGCCAGAAGAGAATCCAAGCCTCAACATACAGTTCAAGATCCAGCAGCTTGCTATTTCCG GCTTAAAAGTGAACCGCTTAGACATGTATGGTGAGAAATATAAGCCATTCAAAGGAGTCAAATACATCACAAAAGCTGGGAAGTTCCAAGTGAGGACATGA
- the Ap3m1 gene encoding AP-3 complex subunit mu-1 isoform X1 — MVQAGLELTLIFLPALPKCWDLQKMIHSLFLINCSGDIFLEKHWKSVVSQSVCDYFFEAQEKAADVENVPPVISTPHHYLISIYREKLFFVSVIQTEVPPLFVIEFLHRVADTFQDYFGECSEAAIKDNVVIVYELLEEMLDNGFPLATESNILKELIKPPTILRSVVNSITGSSNVGDTLPTGQLSNIPWRRAGVKYTNNEAYFDVVEEIDAIIDKSGSTVFAEIQGVIDACIKLSGMPDLSLSFMNPRLLDDVSFHPCIRFKRWESERVLSFIPPDGNFRLISYRVSSQNLVAIPVYVKHSISFKENSSCGRFDVTIGPKQNMGKTIEGITVTVHMPKVVLNMNLTPTQGSYTFDPVTKVLAWDVGKITPQKLPSLKGLVNLQSGAPKPEENPSLNIQFKIQQLAISGLKVNRLDMYGEKYKPFKGVKYITKAGKFQVRT; from the exons atggtccaggctggccttgaactcaccctgATCTTCCTACCtgcacttcccaagtgctgggatttacag AAAATGATCCACAGTCTGTTTCTCATCAACTGCTCTGGGGATATATTTCTAGAAAAACACTGGAAGAGTGTTGTAAGCCAGTCTGTGTGTGACTATTTCTTTGAAGCTCAGGAGAAAGCTGCTGACGTTGAGAATGTACCACCTGTCATTTCAACTCCTCACCACTACCTCATCAGTATCTATCGGGAGAAGCTCTTCTTTGTGTCTGTCATACAGACAGAAGTGCCACCTCTCTTCGTAATTGAGTTTCTCCATCGAGTTGCTGACACTTTTCAG GACTACTTTGGTGAGTGTTCAGAGGCTGCAATTAAGGATAATGTGGTCATTGTATATGAGCTCTTGGAAGAAATGTTAGACAATGGATTCCCACTGGCTACTGAATCTAACATTTTGAAAGAACTGATAAAGCCTCCAACAATTCTACGTTCTGTCGTCAATTCTATTACAG GCAGTAGTAATGTTGGGGATACACTCCCCACGGGGCAGCTGTCCAATATCCCATGGCGTCGAGCAGGAGTAAAGTACACAAACAATGAAGCCTATTTTGATGTGGTTGAAGAGATAGATGCAATTATAGATAAATCAG gatCTACAGTCTTTGCAGAAATTCAAGGGGTCATTGATGCTTGCATTAAGCTGTCTGGAAtgcctgatctctctctctctttcatg AACCCAAGGCTTCTAGATGATGTCAGCTTCCACCCGTGCATCCGGTTCAAACGTTGGGAATCTGAAAGAGTTTTGTCATTTATTCCTCCAGATGGAAATTTCCGACTCATATCATACCGTGTCAGCTCACAAAA TCTAGTGGCAATACCAGTGTATGTGAAACACAGTATCAGCTTTAAGGAAAACAGCTCTTGTGGCAGATTTGATGTAACAATTGGACCAAAACAGAATATGGGGAAAACTATTGAAGGAATCACAGTGACTGTTCACATGCCAAAAGTTGTGCTGAATATGAACCTGACACCAACACAAGGCAGCTATACATTTGATCCAGTCACCAAG gtACTAGCATGGGATGTGGGGAAAATTACTCCACAAAAGCTCCCAAGTCTTAAAGGACTGGTAAATTTACAGTCAGGAGCACCCAAGCCAGAAGAGAATCCAAGCCTCAACATACAGTTCAAGATCCAGCAGCTTGCTATTTCCG GCTTAAAAGTGAACCGCTTAGACATGTATGGTGAGAAATATAAGCCATTCAAAGGAGTCAAATACATCACAAAAGCTGGGAAGTTCCAAGTGAGGACATGA